The Penaeus chinensis breed Huanghai No. 1 chromosome 16, ASM1920278v2, whole genome shotgun sequence genome window below encodes:
- the LOC125033435 gene encoding uncharacterized protein LOC125033435 isoform X2 — translation MAESGSTTYIPLEIKKTPSHPFLRENNFTLLRSSKSDTKRMRGPRRVLRLCMFALLLPALLITIPLYMRMVLYPPSQYPMMPTDQRLLSRHVSSVWCQAQLTRMNGSFTAFLAPETPHILNSPRVHAMIHSIALGDDVKEYWGFHLLKGSKVTVSACSRYDGAQLMILRGVENLRRCAWIGEEDSREEDDDLENEEVSENKEGIKEEEGVLEEMEKEIEESNQEHEMNAEEANVNGLPMPEKKIPESAEQEIVEEVQQDPTNHSEQTNGDKADEILQASLDETHPREQVDTSEERRQDLQHLLRQALSMSKDKKEILRILHSVGRERDQPLPQRIQQILGVTPTSSPSRRRKFQPQLSLLRQERAIGMEDDDNAHEVFDEEEPTRPTKVAVKRPSENIEKIVGGQIFLPEGLNFERGKFNQTTPNDGSDEENVSSYSSSEEALASCDGVIMSLPLVSYRGCNIRWTEINKFTYDIPVTGTYYFVFSSENEINENKLFFNITFERMIYDTTRSATVCENKTECLVPLSFWSNDRAVVEVPEESTWDHSYVMDTTCEPRVAVYLTFILLVPFVILLCAFQ, via the exons ATGGCAGAGTCAGGCTCTACAACCTACATTCCATTGGAGATAAAGAAGACGccttcccatcctttccttcGAGAAAACAACTTCACGCTTCTCAGGTCAAGTAAATCAG ACACGAAGCGCATGCGTGGACCCCGACGAGTGCTGCGGCTGTGCATGTTTGCCCTGTTGCTCCCTGCTCTACTGATCACCATTCCGCTTTACATGCGCATGGTACTGTACCCGCCAAGTCAATATCCGATGATGCCTACTGACCAGCGTCTTCTCAGCCGCCACGTATCCTCTGTATGGTGCCAG GCACAGCTGACCCGCATGAACGGAAGCTTCACGGCCTTCCTCGCGCCGGAAACCCCCCACATCCTCAACTCCCCCCGGGTACATGCCATGATCCACTCGATCGCCCTGGGGGACGACGTCAAGGAGTACTGGGGCTTCCACCTCCTCAAGGGATCCAAGGTCACCGTGTCCGCGTGCTCGAG GTACGATGGGGCGCAGCTGATGATACTACGAGGCGTCGAGAACCTCCGTCGGTGTGCTTGGATTGGCGAGGAAGACTccagagaagaggatgatgatctGGAAAATGAGGAAGTGTCAGAGAATAAAGAagggataaaagaagaggaaggagtattggaagaaatggagaaagagatagaggagtcAAATCAAGAACACGAGATGAATGCAGAAGAGGCAAACGTGAATGGTCTCCCGATGCCAGAAAAGAAAATTCCTGAATCCGCTGAACAAGAGATCGTGGAAGAGGTACAGCAGGACCCGACGAACCACAGCGAGCAAACTAATGGCGATAAAGCGGACGAGATTTTACAAGCAAGTCTGGATGAAACACATCCCAGAGAGCAAGTAGACACGTCAGAGGAGAGGCGACAGGACCTGCAGCATCTGCTGAGGCAGGCGCTGAGCATGagcaaagacaagaaagaaatctTACGGATCCTTCATTCGGTGGGGCGGGAAAGGGATCAGCCACTTCCTCAAAGGATCCAGCAGATCCTTGGGGTGACGCCCACAAGCAGCCCCAGCCGGCGAAGAAAATTTCAGCCGCAATTGTCTTTACTCAGGCAAGAAAGAGCTATTGGTATGGAAGATGACGATAACGCACACGAGGTTTTTGACGAGGAGGAGCCTACTCGGCCGACCAAAGTTGCTGTGAAAAGGCCATCGGAAAACATCGAAAAAATCGTGGGCGGCCAAATTTTCCTTCCCGAGGGACTCAACTTCGAGAGAGGAAAGTTTAACCAAACGACTCCCAACGACGGCTCGGACGAGGAGAACGTGTCTTCCTACTCGAGCAGCGAAGAGGCGCTGGCCAGCTGCGACGGTGTCATCATGTCCCTCCCGCTGGTCTCCTACCGCGGGTGCAATATTCGCTGGACAGAAATCAATAAGTTCACCTACGACATCCCCGTCACTGGGACTTATTACTTTGTCTTTTCTAGTGAGAATgagataaatgaaaacaaattattCTTTAACATAACGTTCGAAAGGATGATTTACGACACAACAAGATCTGCTACCGTGTGCGAAAACAAAACGGAGTGCCTAGTGCCCCTTTCCTTCTGGTCGAACGACCGTGCCGTGGTGGAGGTGCCAGAGGAAAGCACTTGGGATCATTCCTATGTCATGGATACCACATGTGAGCCGCGTGTGGCCGTTTACCTCACTTTCATCCTTCTCGTGCCATTTGTAATACTTTTATGTGCCTTCCAATAG
- the LOC125033435 gene encoding uncharacterized protein LOC125033435 isoform X1, whose translation MAESGSTTYIPLEIKKTPSHPFLRENNFTLLRSSKSGNDTKRMRGPRRVLRLCMFALLLPALLITIPLYMRMVLYPPSQYPMMPTDQRLLSRHVSSVWCQAQLTRMNGSFTAFLAPETPHILNSPRVHAMIHSIALGDDVKEYWGFHLLKGSKVTVSACSRYDGAQLMILRGVENLRRCAWIGEEDSREEDDDLENEEVSENKEGIKEEEGVLEEMEKEIEESNQEHEMNAEEANVNGLPMPEKKIPESAEQEIVEEVQQDPTNHSEQTNGDKADEILQASLDETHPREQVDTSEERRQDLQHLLRQALSMSKDKKEILRILHSVGRERDQPLPQRIQQILGVTPTSSPSRRRKFQPQLSLLRQERAIGMEDDDNAHEVFDEEEPTRPTKVAVKRPSENIEKIVGGQIFLPEGLNFERGKFNQTTPNDGSDEENVSSYSSSEEALASCDGVIMSLPLVSYRGCNIRWTEINKFTYDIPVTGTYYFVFSSENEINENKLFFNITFERMIYDTTRSATVCENKTECLVPLSFWSNDRAVVEVPEESTWDHSYVMDTTCEPRVAVYLTFILLVPFVILLCAFQ comes from the exons ATGGCAGAGTCAGGCTCTACAACCTACATTCCATTGGAGATAAAGAAGACGccttcccatcctttccttcGAGAAAACAACTTCACGCTTCTCAGGTCAAGTAAATCAGGTAATG ACACGAAGCGCATGCGTGGACCCCGACGAGTGCTGCGGCTGTGCATGTTTGCCCTGTTGCTCCCTGCTCTACTGATCACCATTCCGCTTTACATGCGCATGGTACTGTACCCGCCAAGTCAATATCCGATGATGCCTACTGACCAGCGTCTTCTCAGCCGCCACGTATCCTCTGTATGGTGCCAG GCACAGCTGACCCGCATGAACGGAAGCTTCACGGCCTTCCTCGCGCCGGAAACCCCCCACATCCTCAACTCCCCCCGGGTACATGCCATGATCCACTCGATCGCCCTGGGGGACGACGTCAAGGAGTACTGGGGCTTCCACCTCCTCAAGGGATCCAAGGTCACCGTGTCCGCGTGCTCGAG GTACGATGGGGCGCAGCTGATGATACTACGAGGCGTCGAGAACCTCCGTCGGTGTGCTTGGATTGGCGAGGAAGACTccagagaagaggatgatgatctGGAAAATGAGGAAGTGTCAGAGAATAAAGAagggataaaagaagaggaaggagtattggaagaaatggagaaagagatagaggagtcAAATCAAGAACACGAGATGAATGCAGAAGAGGCAAACGTGAATGGTCTCCCGATGCCAGAAAAGAAAATTCCTGAATCCGCTGAACAAGAGATCGTGGAAGAGGTACAGCAGGACCCGACGAACCACAGCGAGCAAACTAATGGCGATAAAGCGGACGAGATTTTACAAGCAAGTCTGGATGAAACACATCCCAGAGAGCAAGTAGACACGTCAGAGGAGAGGCGACAGGACCTGCAGCATCTGCTGAGGCAGGCGCTGAGCATGagcaaagacaagaaagaaatctTACGGATCCTTCATTCGGTGGGGCGGGAAAGGGATCAGCCACTTCCTCAAAGGATCCAGCAGATCCTTGGGGTGACGCCCACAAGCAGCCCCAGCCGGCGAAGAAAATTTCAGCCGCAATTGTCTTTACTCAGGCAAGAAAGAGCTATTGGTATGGAAGATGACGATAACGCACACGAGGTTTTTGACGAGGAGGAGCCTACTCGGCCGACCAAAGTTGCTGTGAAAAGGCCATCGGAAAACATCGAAAAAATCGTGGGCGGCCAAATTTTCCTTCCCGAGGGACTCAACTTCGAGAGAGGAAAGTTTAACCAAACGACTCCCAACGACGGCTCGGACGAGGAGAACGTGTCTTCCTACTCGAGCAGCGAAGAGGCGCTGGCCAGCTGCGACGGTGTCATCATGTCCCTCCCGCTGGTCTCCTACCGCGGGTGCAATATTCGCTGGACAGAAATCAATAAGTTCACCTACGACATCCCCGTCACTGGGACTTATTACTTTGTCTTTTCTAGTGAGAATgagataaatgaaaacaaattattCTTTAACATAACGTTCGAAAGGATGATTTACGACACAACAAGATCTGCTACCGTGTGCGAAAACAAAACGGAGTGCCTAGTGCCCCTTTCCTTCTGGTCGAACGACCGTGCCGTGGTGGAGGTGCCAGAGGAAAGCACTTGGGATCATTCCTATGTCATGGATACCACATGTGAGCCGCGTGTGGCCGTTTACCTCACTTTCATCCTTCTCGTGCCATTTGTAATACTTTTATGTGCCTTCCAATAG